The following are encoded in a window of Penicillium oxalicum strain HP7-1 chromosome II, whole genome shotgun sequence genomic DNA:
- a CDS encoding Trehalose phosphorylase yields MALDASKFDRQPSATLQRRLSEQYSRFAWTAPPSESIYAGITISISEQRGSTIAVAIRDATYLLDFIEKKYGPGEQQPCSEEAVEFVISQLRRYAEKHLEKVLGIAMHKQVAGLCPKLCSRLWAELDILPLVLPGLSLLGRFASNGRGQSRPWEMKDIDEQADSMARKCVRLFGPENCPLLQVGNMGVVEVDTDFHVRLTNLGDFEKTVSAATWKACNYFAKDLKKRGVKIAFFSATPQGGGVALMRHALLRFSHSLGTDIKWYVPRPRPGVFRVTKRKHNILQGITPPEERLTGDDINLLAAWIGDNAKRYWTIPGGPLCAPADGGADVLIIDDPQMPGLIPIAKKIAPQRPIIFRSHIQIRSDLVNQPGTSQADAWKVMWENVKQADCFIAHPVKAFVPRDVPSEMVGYMPATTDWLDGLNKHMRDWDIAHYGRLLNVACKNADMPQIHHPDDQYIVQIARFDPSKGILDVLESYQKFHHRLTRERPDLTPPKLLICGHGSVDDPDGAVIYDQVVNRIETQSPHLRSLVCAVRLRPSDQVLNAVLSKATIALQLSTREGFEVKVSEAVHKGVPIIATRAGGIPLQVQDGVNGFLVDVGDTDAVARHLFDLLTNKALYRRISEYAQSHVYDEVSTVGNALSWLYLASKFTKDGDVKPNGQWINNLAFAESGVPIPPDMPRLTREVEVEKMG; encoded by the exons ATGGCGCTAGATGCTTCCAAGTTCGATCGTCAGCCATCGGCTACGCTTCAGCGGCGATTATCAGAGCAATATAGTCGATTCGCCTGGACAGCACCACCATCAGAG TCAATCTACGCAGGTATCACCATCTCAATCTCAGAGCAGCGTGGATCCACAATCGCCGTAGCCATTCGTGATGCTACGTATCTACTAGATTTCATTGAAAAGAAATACGGACCGGGGGAGCAGCAGCCATGTTCCGAGGAGGCAGTAGAGTTTGTCATTTCACAACTGCGACGTTATGCGGAGAAACACCTGGAGAAGGTTCTCGGCATTGCCATGCACAAGCAGGTGGCTGGTCTTTGTCCGAAATTATGCTCCCGTCTCTGGGCAGAGTTGGATATCTTACCCCTGGTCTTGCCTGGTCTCAGCTTACTAGGCCGATTTGCTTCGAACGGACGAGGTCAGTCGCGACCATGGGAAATGAAGGACATCGATGAGCAGGCAGATTCAATGGCAAGAAAATGTGTCCG GCTTTTTGGACCCGAGAACTGTCCTCTATTGCAGGTAGGAAACATGGGCGTGGTGGAAGTCGACACAGACTTTCACGTCCGTCTCACAAATCTGGGTGACTTCGAGAAGACAGTCTCTGCTGCAACTTGGAAGGCTTGCAATTACTTCGCCAAAGACCTCAAGAAGCGCGGTGTGAAGATTGCATTCTTCAGTGCAACCCCCCAAGGCGGAGGCGTGGCTCTAATGAGACATGCGCTCTTGCGGTTTTCACACTCTCTGGGAACAGACATCAAATG GTATGTTCCTCGACCACGGCCAGGCGTCTTCCGAGTCACGAAACGGAAGCACAACATTCTGCAAGGCATCACACCACCGGAAGAGCGGCTGACTGGCGATGACATCAACTTGCTGGCCGCATGGATAGGAGATAATGCCAAACGATACTGGACTATACCTGGAGGCCCACTCTGTGCTCCGGCGGACGGAGGGGCAGATGTTCTGATAATTGATGACCCTCAAATGCCAGGCCTCATCCCGATTGCTAAGAAGATAGCGCCTCAACGACCAATCATCTTCCGCAGTCACATTCAAATTCGGAGCGATTTGGTAAACCAGCCAGGTACTTCACAAGCAGATGCATGGAAGGTCATGTGGGAGAATGTCAAGCAGGCAGACTGTTTCATCGCACATCCGGTGAAGGCATTTGTACCGCGAGACGTACCGTCGGAAATGGTTGGCTATATGCCTGCAACGACTGATTG GTTGGATGGACTCAATAAACACATGAGAGATTGGGACATTGCACACTATGGTCGTTTGCTCAACGTAGCCTGCAAAAATGCCGATATGCCGCAGATCCATCATCCGGACG ATCAGTACATTGTCCAGATCGCTCGCTTCGACCCTTCAAAGGGCATCCTCGACGTATTAGAGTCCTATCAAAAGTTCCATCACCGACTGACGCGTGAACGACCCGACCTGACCCCACCCAAACTTCTGATATGTGGCCATGGCTCGGTGGATGATCCCGACGGCGCTGTCATATACGACCAAGTTGTCAATCGAATTGAAACTCAGAGCCCACACCTTCGCAGCCTGGTGTGCGCGGTTCGTCTCCGACCATCAGATCAAGTTTTGAACGCCGTTCTTTCAAAAGCGACCATTGCGCTGCAACTGTCCACGCGGGAAGGATTCGAGGTCAAAGTTTCAGAGGCTGTTCATAAGGGTGTCCCAATCATTGCTACGCGTGCTGGCGGTATCCCTCTGCAGGTCCAGGATGGTGTGAATGGGTTCCTCGTCGACGTGGGTGACACCGACGCGGTCGCACGGCATCTGTTCGATCTTTTGACCAACAAAGCGCTCTATCGACGCATTTCGGAATATGCTCAAAGCCATGTCTATGATGAAGTCAGCACGGTGGGCAATGCCTTGAGTTGGCTCTACCTTGCATCCAAGTTTACCAAAGACGGTGATGTGAAACCGAATGGGCAGTGGATCAACAATTTGGCATTTGCCGAGAGTGGCGTGCCCATTCCTCCAGATATGCCTCGACTGACTCGGGAAGTTGAggtggagaaaatgggaTAA
- a CDS encoding Dynactin subunit 5, with protein sequence MPPKAAKSEYIETDTGNKISRRSQIHGTQHIILGGKTVIQAEAVIRGDLFRQASAAPSADPNNPAPPSNAPSVAITVGRYSYISKSAVLRPPSRLHRGVHSYYPLKIGDHVFVGESAVVEAASLGNHVHVGAGATVGSMAIIKDFAVILDGAVVPPGMVVPSWCVVGGRPARIVGEVGEGYGVEGAEGGMARERYRLVGKP encoded by the exons ATGCCACCTAAAGCTGCGAAAAGCGAGTATATTGAGACT GATACGGGCAACAAAATCTCGCGCCGCTCGCAAATCCACGGGACACAACATATCATTCTTGGTGGAAAAACTGTGATTCAAGCCGAGGCTGTGATTCGCGGCGATCTCTTTCGCCAGGCTTCCGCCGCTCCCTCTGCAGACCCGAATAATCCGGCTCCCCCTTCCAACGCTCCGAGCGTCGCGATCACCGTGGGTCGCTATAGCTATATTTCCAAAAGCGCAGTGCTGCGTCCACCCAGTCGCTTGCATCGCGGAGTACACTCGTATTATCCACTCAAGATCGGTGATCACGTCTTCGTCGGAGAGTCGGCGGTGGTCGAAGCCGCGTCGTTGGGGAACCACGTCCATGTCGGCGCAGGTGCGACAGTGGGGAGTATGGCGATCATTAAAGATTTCGCGGTGATTCTGGACGGCGCGGTAGTTCCGCCCGGAATGGTCGTGCCCAGCTGGTGTGTGGTAGGAGGGCGGCCTGCTCGAATCGTTGGCGAAGTGGGCGAGGGCTACGGCGTTGAAGGCGCAGAGGGTGGTATGGCACGGGAGAGATACCGTCTCGTTGGAAAGCCATGA
- a CDS encoding Linoleate 10R-lipoxygenase, which yields MLRRFSTQFRKNKESNSDADSSKNSKENGKRHSKPIQPSRKASSHDEKQHSVNRAEVVAVFEKHAQAIHASREPLPSQGGDGAYLKHDQSSGLFEDIKSLGFRDLSTVKSLIKSKASGELIDDKTYLMERIIQLVADMPGHSKNRVELTNQFLDELWDSLPHPPLSYMGDEYKYRSADGSRNNPTLPQLGAANTPYCRTIPPLTIQPSGLPDAGLLFDSLFARQKFTPHPNKVSSIFFDWASLIIHDIFQTDYRQQHVNKTSSYLDLSILYGDVKEQQDLIRSHQDGKLKPDCFSEGRLQALPAACGVLLVMLNRFHNHVVEQLAAINENGRFTKPLDGLPEDAAKKAWAKYDEDLFQTGRLITCGLYINITLYDYLRTIVNLNRTNSTWCLDPRAQMEKTGATPSGLGNQCSVEFNLAYRWHSTIAQGDEKWIEQIYYDLMGKPAEEVSMHELLMGMKKVEGSLDPDPSKRTFARLERQADGTFKDEELVAILTSACEDVASSFGPRNVPKALRSIEILGIEAARRWHVGSLNEFRKHFGLKPYDTFEEINSNPEIANCLRHLYEHPDYVELYPGIVSEEPKEPMVPGVGIAPTYTISRAILSDAVALVRGDRHYTIDYNARNLTNWGYNECRYDLNINQGCVFYKLALRAFPNWYKPDSIYAHYPMTIPSENRNIMKSLGREQDYSWERPSFTPSRINLSSHNNARLVLENSTDFTPVWSEAMTELFGKGEFGAQQREAMSAAFATEDFLTLVKNFYEEVTLRLIKEKGANLVGTNQVDITRDVGNLAHVHFASALFGLPLKTDENPRGLFTEHEMYMILATIYSALFYDVDPAKSLPLDSAASAVARQLGSVVEATVKTDTHSGLFSGLINSFRPHDNAIREYGTAALRRVEESGQSASQITWSHIIPTVVGMVPSQGQVFTQVIEYYTSPEGKHHWSEISRLARQDSKESDEMLHRYCLEAIRINGTFGEYREAKNPVILEENEEVINVQPGNKIFASFIQANLDPSVFPEPNSVNLSRPLSSYIHQGQGPANGLGQETTKIALVSMLRVVARLPNLRRAPGAQGQLKRIPQKGGHYVYLRQDGTSYFPFPTTLKLHWDGDFEFQTSQTSKKH from the exons ATGCTCCGACGATTCTCGACTCAGTTCCGGAAGAACAAAGAGTCCAACAGTGATGCGGACTCCTCCAAAAATTCAAAGGAGAATGGCAAGCGCCATTCAAAGCCCATTCAGCCCTCGCGTAAAGCCTCGTCTCATGATGAAAAGCAGCATTCAGTGAATCGAGCAGAGGTGGTTGCGGTCTTCGAGAAACATGCGCAGGCCATCCACGCCTCGCGCGAGCCTCTTCCAAGTCAAGGTGGCGATGGCGCATATCTGAAGCACGACCAGTCTTCTGGTCTATTCGAGGATATCAAATCGCTCGGTTTCCGCGATCTCTCGACAGTGAAGAGTTTGATCAAATCCAAGGCCTCGGGCGAATTGATCGATGACAAGACGTATCTCATGGAGCGCATCATCCAG TTGGTTGCGGACATGCCTGGTCATTCCAAGAATCGTGTCGAGCTCACCAATCAGTTCTTGGACGAGCTTTGGGACTCCCTGCCTCACCCTCCTCTCTC TTACATGGGCGATGAGTACAAATATCGATCTGCCGATGGGTCGCGAAACAACCCAACGCTTCCGCAGCTTGGAGCAGCTAATACCCCATACTGTCGCACCATTCCTCCGCTCACCATTCAGCCGTCGGGGCTGCCGGATGCTGGGTTGCTATTTGATAGTCTTTTTGCCCGTCAGAAGTTCACTCCACACCCTAACAAAGTGTCGAGTATCTTCTTTGATTGGGCTTCGCTGATTATCCACG ACATCTTCCAAACCGACTACCGTCAACAACATGTGAATAAGACCTCTTCATATCTGGATTTGTCAATCCTCTACGGCGATGTTAAGGAGCAACAGGATCTCATTCGATCACATCAGGATGGAAAGTTGAAGCCCGACTGCTTCTCGGAGGGTCGCCTACAGGCGCTCCCTGCAGCCTGCGGTGTGCTTCTAGTGATGCTCAACCGCTTCCACAACCATGTCGTTGAACAGCTCGCAGCGATCAACGAAAATGGTCGTTTCACAAAGCCACTCGACGGTTTGCCCGAGGACGCGGCGAAGAAAGCCTGGGCCAAGTATGACGAGGATTTGTTCCAGACTGGCCGCCTGATCACATGCGGGCTGTACATCAACATTACATTGTACGATTATCTACGCACGATCGTCAACCTCAATCGCACAAATTCCACCTGGTGCTTGGATCCTCGAGCCCAGATGGAAAAGACGGGTGCCACCCCTTCTGGACTGGGTAACCAATGTTCAGTCGAATTCAACCTCGCTTACAGGTGGCATTCGACCATCGCGCAAGGCGACGAGAAATGGATCGAGCAGATCTACTATGACCTCATGGGCAAGCCCGCGGAAGAAGTCTCCATGCATGAGCTGCTGATGGGGATGAAAAAGGTCGAGGGCTCGCTTGATCCCGATCCGTCCAAGCGCACATTTGCTCGCTTGGAGCGTCAAGCAGACGGGACATTCAAGGATGAAGAGCTTGTTGCAATTCTCACCAGCGCATGTGAAGACGTTGCTAGCTCGTTCGGACCCCGCAACGTCCCCAAAGCGCTCCGTTCCATCGAAATCTTGGGTATTGAGGCTGCCCGTCGTTGGCACGTTGGGTCGCTCAATGAATTCCGAAAACACTTTGGGCTCAAGCCATACGATACTTTCGAGGAGATCAATTCGAATCCCGAAATTGCAAACTGCCTGCGTCATCTTTATGAGCATCCGGACTACGTGGAGCTCTACCCTGGAATCGTGAGCGAGGAGCCCAAGGAGCCCATGGTGCCTGGTGTTGGTATCGCACCAACGTATACCATCTCGCGTGCAATTCTGTCTGATGCTGTGGCTCTTGTCCGTGGTGATCGTCACTACACTATTGATTATAATGCTCGTAATTTGACTAATTGGGGCTACAATGAGTGCCGGTACGACCTGAACATCAACCAGGGTTGTGTCTTCTACAAGCTGGCCCTTCGTGCGTTCCCCAACTGGTACAAGCCCGATTCTATCTACGCCCACTACCCAATGACGATTCCGAGTGAGAATCGCAACATCATGAAGAGCTTGGGCCGAGAGCAAGATTATTCTTGGGAGCGGCCCTCTTTCACTCCATCGCGCATTAACTTGTCATCGCACAACAACGCCCGTCTTGTGTTGGAAAACAGCACAGACTTCACGCCAGTGTGGAGCGAAGCCATGACAGAGCTGTTCGGTAAGGGCGAATTTGGTGCTCAGCAGCGCGAGGCGATGAGTGCGGCTTTTGCCACCGAGGACTTTTTAACCTTGGTCAAGAACTTTTATGAAGAAGTCACCCTTCGTCTCATTAAGGAGAAGGGTGCGAACCTCGTTGGTACCAACCAAGTTGACATCACGCGCGATGTCGGCAACCTTGCCCATGTTCATTTCGCATCGGCCCTCTTTGGTCTCCCTCTAAAGACTGATGAGAACCCTCGCGGTCTCTTCACCGAACATGAGATGTATATGATTCTGGCGACGATCTACTCTGCACTTTTCTATGACGTCGATCCTGCCAAATCGCTCCCTCTTGACAGCGCCGCGTCTGCTGTCGCTCGGCAGCTCGGCAGCGTTGTGGAGGCTACCGTCAAAACAGATACGCACAGTGGCCTCTTCTCTGGACTGATAAACAGCTTCCGCCCTCATGATAACGCAATTCGTGAGTACGGCACTGCGGCCCTCCGGCGCGTGGAAGAGTCGGGACAGAGTGCGTCTCAGATCACCTGGTCCCATATCATCCCGACAGTCGTCGGCATGGTCCCCAGCCAAGGTCAGGTGTTCACCCAGGTCATTGAATACTACACTTCGCCCGAAGGCAAGCATCACTGGTCTGAAATTAGTCGACTCGCGCGACAGGATTCCAAGGAATCTGACGAGATGTTACACCGCTATTGCTTGGAAGCCATCCGCATCAACGGCACCTTTGGCGAGTACCGCGAAGCCAAAAACCCCGTCATCCTCGAGGAAAATGAAGAAGTCATCAACGTCCAGCCCGGCAACAAGATTTTTGCCTCATTTATCCAGGCCAACCTTGATCCTAGTGTTTTCCCCGAGCCCAACTCGGTCAATCTCAGCCGCCCCCTGTCCTCGTACATCCATCAAGGCCAGGGACCCGCCAATGGTTTGGGCCAAGAAACTACCAAGATTGCTCTCGTATCCATGCTACGTGTTGTGGCTCGATTGCCAAATCTTCGTCGGGCCCCTGGCGCCCAAGGCCAGCTCAAGAGGATTCCTCAGAAGGGCGGCCACTACGTCTATCTGCGCCAGGACGGGACTTCTTATTTCCCCTTCCCAACGA CGCTCAAGCTTCACTGGGACGGCGATTTCGAGTTTCAAACCTCTCAGACGAGCAAGAAGCATTGA